One Actinoplanes missouriensis 431 DNA segment encodes these proteins:
- a CDS encoding extracellular solute-binding protein has product MTTKSARAGSKSRSRWSTAGAALLLLATTALSGCGDDGGDDGGGTLTVWSLENLTDRVQATQKIADEFTKSTGIPVKIVATDENQFSSLITSAAAAGTLPDVVGALPLAAVAQMASNQLLDTDATKAVVDQLGTGTFSAPALQLTSQDGVQWSVPSDGWAQLLFYRKDLFQKAGLAVPDTYAAIRAAAEKLNSPQVAGAVLATVGNDAFTQQTFENLALGNNCQMVDDAKSVLLDSPQCVETFQLYSDLVKNWSVPGAQDVDTTRATYFAGKASMVVWSSFLLDELAGLRNDALPTCAECKGDPAWLAKNTGVVTAVAGPQGKPAQFGEITSWTITADGANTDNAKRFVAYMMNEGYTDWLGIAPEGKIPVRKGTADDATKFTTAWNTLPAGVDTKKPLAELYPEDVLTALQKSPDTFQRWGFPQNQGALVGASLGELPVPKAINSLTTGELDAQEAAQRAAEDVKTIQKSLE; this is encoded by the coding sequence ATGACGACGAAGTCAGCTCGTGCCGGATCTAAGAGCAGGTCCCGCTGGAGCACAGCCGGAGCGGCCCTTCTGCTGCTCGCCACCACAGCCCTCTCCGGCTGCGGCGACGACGGAGGTGACGACGGCGGCGGCACCTTGACGGTCTGGAGCCTGGAGAACCTCACCGACCGGGTGCAGGCCACCCAGAAGATCGCCGACGAGTTCACCAAGTCCACCGGCATCCCGGTGAAGATCGTCGCGACCGACGAGAACCAGTTCAGCAGCCTGATCACCTCAGCGGCCGCGGCGGGAACGCTGCCCGACGTGGTCGGCGCGCTCCCGCTGGCCGCCGTGGCGCAGATGGCCTCCAACCAGCTGCTCGACACGGACGCCACGAAGGCCGTCGTCGACCAGCTCGGCACCGGCACGTTCTCCGCCCCGGCGCTGCAGCTGACCAGCCAGGACGGCGTCCAGTGGTCAGTCCCGTCGGACGGCTGGGCGCAACTGCTCTTCTACCGCAAGGACCTGTTCCAGAAGGCGGGTCTGGCCGTGCCGGACACCTACGCCGCGATCCGCGCCGCTGCCGAGAAGCTGAACTCCCCGCAGGTCGCCGGCGCCGTGCTCGCCACCGTCGGGAACGACGCGTTCACCCAGCAGACGTTCGAGAACCTGGCTCTCGGCAACAACTGCCAGATGGTCGACGACGCGAAGTCGGTGCTGCTGGACTCGCCGCAGTGCGTGGAGACGTTCCAGCTCTACTCGGACCTGGTGAAGAACTGGTCGGTGCCGGGCGCGCAGGACGTCGACACCACCCGCGCCACGTACTTCGCGGGCAAGGCGTCCATGGTCGTCTGGTCGTCGTTCCTGCTGGACGAGCTGGCCGGGTTGCGCAACGACGCCCTGCCGACCTGCGCCGAGTGCAAGGGTGACCCGGCCTGGCTGGCGAAGAACACCGGCGTGGTCACCGCGGTCGCCGGCCCGCAGGGCAAACCCGCCCAGTTCGGCGAGATCACCAGCTGGACGATCACGGCGGACGGCGCCAACACCGACAACGCGAAGCGGTTCGTGGCGTACATGATGAACGAGGGCTACACGGACTGGCTGGGTATCGCCCCGGAAGGCAAAATCCCGGTGCGCAAGGGTACGGCCGACGACGCCACGAAATTCACCACTGCCTGGAACACCCTGCCGGCCGGGGTGGACACCAAGAAGCCGCTCGCGGAGCTCTACCCCGAGGACGTGCTGACGGCCCTGCAGAAGAGTCCGGACACGTTCCAGCGCTGGGGCTTCCCGCAGAACCAGGGCGCCCTGGTCGGCGCGAGTCTCGGCGAGCTCCCGGTGCCCAAGGCGATCAACAGCCTGACCACCGGCGAACTCGACGCGCAGGAGGCCGCCCAGCGCGCAGCCGAGGACGTCAAGACGATCCAGAAGTCCCTTGAGTAA
- a CDS encoding GNAT family N-acetyltransferase: MMSSPLRIDDGEPVLTVSPWLEFRDRRGHQRIRRDFQEDFREDFREGFREGFREVESHHNGGMTLRIRVATREDLPALRDVMARAIGELQRGFLDEAQIAASHEIMGLDTQLVDDGTYFLVEVAGDRSGTVCGCGGWSRRATLYGGDHTPGRDAALLDPRREPAKVRAMYTHPGYARRGIGRMILAECERAAAAEGFTRLELMGTLSGQPLYAAAGFEVIETLEDGRGGVPVPLVRMGKTLTN; encoded by the coding sequence ATGATGTCCTCCCCGTTACGCATCGATGACGGAGAACCTGTCCTGACGGTAAGCCCGTGGCTGGAGTTCCGCGACCGGAGAGGTCATCAGAGAATCCGGCGGGACTTCCAGGAGGACTTCCGGGAGGACTTCCGGGAGGGCTTCCGGGAGGGCTTCCGGGAGGTGGAGAGTCATCACAATGGGGGCATGACGCTCAGGATCAGGGTCGCTACGCGGGAGGACCTGCCCGCTCTGCGGGACGTGATGGCACGGGCGATCGGGGAGCTGCAGCGCGGGTTTCTCGACGAGGCGCAGATCGCGGCCAGCCACGAGATCATGGGTCTCGACACGCAGCTTGTCGACGACGGGACGTATTTCCTGGTGGAGGTTGCCGGGGACAGATCCGGGACGGTCTGCGGGTGTGGTGGGTGGAGCCGGCGGGCGACGCTCTACGGCGGGGACCATACGCCGGGGCGGGACGCGGCGCTGCTGGATCCGCGGCGGGAGCCGGCGAAGGTCAGAGCCATGTACACCCACCCCGGGTACGCGCGACGCGGCATCGGCCGGATGATCCTCGCCGAGTGCGAGAGGGCGGCTGCCGCGGAGGGGTTCACCAGGCTGGAACTGATGGGGACGCTCTCCGGGCAGCCGCTCTACGCGGCGGCGGGTTTCGAAGTCATCGAGACACTCGAGGACGGCCGTGGGGGCGTACCCGTGCCGTTGGTTCGAATGGGTAAAACCCTCACCAACTGA
- a CDS encoding NAD-dependent succinate-semialdehyde dehydrogenase, with protein METELFIGGKWVPASSSSRFDVLDPATGDTIASVADGSEADAIAAVDAAAAAGPAWAATPPRVRAEVLRKAFTLMTERADELAKLISLENGKALVDAKGEVTYAAEFFRWYSEEAVRAEGALATAPSGANRILVTRQPVGVCVLVTPWNFPAAMATRKIGPALAAGCTMILKPASDTPLTALAMAAILAEAGVPDGVVNVLPSRSSGKVVSQMLRDSRVRKLSFTGSTEVGRILLAQAAENVVNTSMELGGNAPFLVFADADLDAAIEGAMIAKMRNGGEACTAANRFFVESSIADEFSRRLAQRMSALVVGPGTDEKTQVGPLVNEDTVAKVDGLVRSALDAGAEAVTGGSRPEGPGFYYPPTVLTGVAPDSAILREEIFGPVAPIVTFTSEDEAVRLANDTEYGLVAYVYTGDLARGLRVSEAIEAGMVGLNRGLVSDPAAPFGGVKQSGIGREGGHEGLLEYLESKYIAVSW; from the coding sequence GTGGAAACCGAACTGTTCATCGGCGGCAAGTGGGTGCCGGCCTCCTCGTCGAGCCGTTTCGACGTGCTCGACCCGGCGACCGGCGACACCATCGCCTCGGTTGCGGACGGCAGCGAGGCGGACGCGATCGCCGCGGTGGATGCGGCGGCTGCGGCGGGGCCGGCCTGGGCGGCGACACCCCCGAGGGTACGGGCGGAGGTGTTGCGCAAAGCGTTCACGCTCATGACCGAGCGGGCGGACGAGCTCGCGAAGCTGATCAGCCTGGAGAACGGCAAGGCGCTCGTGGACGCGAAGGGCGAGGTCACCTACGCGGCCGAGTTCTTCCGGTGGTACTCGGAGGAGGCGGTCCGCGCCGAGGGCGCCCTGGCGACCGCGCCGTCCGGCGCCAACCGGATCCTGGTGACGCGCCAGCCGGTCGGGGTGTGCGTGCTGGTGACGCCGTGGAACTTCCCGGCCGCCATGGCCACCCGCAAGATCGGCCCCGCGCTGGCGGCCGGCTGCACGATGATCCTCAAGCCGGCCAGCGACACCCCGCTGACCGCCCTGGCCATGGCCGCGATCCTCGCCGAGGCGGGCGTGCCGGACGGCGTGGTCAACGTGCTGCCGTCGCGCAGCTCCGGCAAGGTGGTCTCGCAGATGCTGCGCGACTCACGGGTGCGCAAGCTGTCGTTCACGGGCTCCACCGAGGTCGGCCGGATCCTGCTGGCGCAGGCCGCCGAGAACGTCGTGAACACGTCGATGGAGCTGGGCGGCAACGCGCCGTTCCTGGTCTTCGCGGACGCCGACCTGGACGCCGCGATCGAGGGCGCGATGATCGCGAAGATGCGCAACGGTGGTGAGGCGTGCACCGCGGCGAACCGCTTCTTCGTCGAGTCGTCGATCGCCGACGAGTTCTCCCGCCGGCTCGCCCAGCGCATGTCCGCGCTGGTCGTCGGCCCGGGCACCGATGAGAAGACGCAGGTGGGCCCGCTGGTCAACGAGGACACGGTGGCGAAGGTGGACGGTCTGGTCCGTTCCGCCCTGGACGCCGGCGCGGAGGCGGTCACCGGTGGCAGCCGTCCCGAGGGTCCCGGCTTCTACTACCCGCCGACCGTGCTGACCGGTGTCGCCCCCGACTCGGCGATCCTCCGCGAGGAGATCTTCGGCCCGGTCGCGCCGATCGTGACGTTCACCAGCGAGGACGAGGCGGTCCGGCTCGCCAACGACACCGAGTACGGCCTGGTGGCGTACGTCTACACCGGTGACCTGGCCCGCGGCCTGCGGGTGAGCGAGGCGATCGAGGCCGGCATGGTGGGCCTCAACCGGGGCTTGGTGAGCGACCCGGCCGCGCCGTTCGGCGGCGTGAAGCAAAGCGGCATCGGCCGGGAGGGCGGTCACGAGGGGCTGCTGGAGTACCTGGAGTCCAAGTACATCGCTGTCAGTTGGTAA
- a CDS encoding alpha-amylase family glycosyl hydrolase, protein MPAGVWWRDGVVYQVYLRSFADASGDGVGDLAGLTARLGHIAELGADAIWLTPFQTSPQKDHGYDVSDYTGVDPLFGDLPAFDTMLGRAHDLGLRVIIDIVPNHCSAEHPIFRAALTGDESARQRFHFTRTPNDWPSVFGGPAWEPVGDGTWYLHLYAPEQPDWNWRDPRTAPFFDDVLRFWFDRGVDGLRVDVAHGLFKAPGLPPLTSVTLPPGVTPTPGRLRSNPLACDQPETPLVYRRWREIADSYDPPRVLIGEVNLEPERAARYTGPERLHQAFAFGFVIAPWDAHAWRETGEQLLRHPPVTWVTENHDVVRTPTRYGNPARARAALLTILELPGAAYLFQGQEYGLPEVTVPEKDRQDPAWKRSGMTRDGCRVPLPWADGFSPPGSAAPWLPAPEGWERYLESPSLELCREAIALRRRLHAEGLLSADDAVEWSVDGDGRLIAARGLDSHGLDTHGLDTHGLDTPGLDTPGLPTHVTRASLGFALVVAMGAGPVELPDGEVLISSDPLTGDGRLPADAAAWVRTGSESVGHGS, encoded by the coding sequence ATGCCGGCGGGGGTGTGGTGGAGAGACGGTGTCGTCTATCAGGTCTACCTGCGATCGTTCGCGGACGCCTCCGGGGACGGCGTCGGCGACCTCGCGGGCCTCACGGCCCGCCTCGGACACATCGCCGAGCTCGGCGCGGACGCCATCTGGCTCACCCCGTTCCAGACCTCACCCCAGAAAGATCATGGGTACGACGTCAGCGACTACACCGGGGTCGATCCGCTCTTCGGTGATCTCCCCGCGTTCGACACCATGCTCGGCCGCGCGCATGACCTGGGCCTGCGCGTGATCATCGACATCGTCCCGAATCACTGCTCGGCGGAACACCCGATCTTCCGGGCGGCGCTGACCGGCGACGAGTCGGCGCGGCAGCGGTTCCACTTCACCCGGACGCCGAACGACTGGCCCAGCGTGTTCGGCGGTCCCGCGTGGGAACCGGTCGGCGACGGGACGTGGTACCTCCACCTGTACGCGCCGGAGCAGCCGGACTGGAACTGGCGCGACCCGAGGACCGCGCCGTTCTTCGACGACGTGCTCCGGTTCTGGTTCGACCGGGGCGTCGACGGGCTGCGGGTGGACGTGGCCCACGGGCTGTTCAAGGCGCCCGGCCTGCCACCGCTCACGTCCGTGACACTCCCGCCGGGTGTCACGCCGACGCCGGGGAGGCTCCGGTCCAATCCGCTCGCCTGCGATCAGCCCGAGACCCCGCTGGTCTACCGGCGGTGGCGGGAGATCGCCGATTCGTACGATCCGCCGCGGGTGCTGATCGGCGAGGTCAACCTGGAACCCGAGCGGGCCGCGCGCTACACCGGACCGGAACGGCTGCACCAGGCGTTCGCGTTCGGGTTCGTGATCGCGCCCTGGGACGCGCACGCCTGGCGGGAGACCGGCGAGCAACTGCTCCGCCATCCGCCGGTCACCTGGGTCACCGAGAACCACGACGTGGTGCGGACCCCCACCCGGTACGGCAATCCGGCGCGCGCACGAGCCGCCCTGCTCACGATTCTGGAGCTGCCCGGCGCCGCGTACCTGTTCCAGGGTCAGGAGTACGGGCTGCCGGAGGTGACGGTGCCCGAGAAGGATCGGCAGGACCCGGCGTGGAAGCGGTCCGGCATGACCCGTGACGGATGCCGAGTGCCGCTGCCGTGGGCCGACGGCTTCTCGCCGCCCGGATCCGCGGCGCCGTGGCTGCCGGCGCCGGAGGGCTGGGAGCGATACCTGGAGTCGCCGTCGCTGGAGTTGTGCCGGGAGGCGATCGCGCTGCGGCGGCGGTTGCATGCGGAGGGGCTGCTCTCGGCCGACGATGCGGTGGAGTGGTCGGTGGACGGCGATGGGCGGTTGATCGCTGCTCGTGGGCTGGACTCTCATGGGCTGGACACTCATGGGCTGGACACTCATGGGCTGGACACTCCTGGGCTGGACACTCCTGGACTCCCCACTCATGTGACCCGCGCCAGTCTGGGCTTTGCGCTGGTGGTCGCCATGGGTGCCGGCCCGGTTGAGCTGCCGGACGGCGAGGTGCTGATCAGCAGCGATCCGCTCACGGGGGACGGTCGTCTGCCGGCTGACGCGGCGGCTTGGGTTCGTACCGGATCGGAATCTGTCGGCCACGGCAGCTGA
- a CDS encoding HNH endonuclease signature motif containing protein — MRQAVGQLTTAAGECARTPMFGLSETELLIFLDEVFRAQQMVQAALLHAVREVEGRGIPAGQQAATANMWLRERLRISSSTAGMWLAQARMLDAHQDLDAAVTAGAVNAEQLAVITTELAQLPKDLDAPTLARARTVLLDWAQHLDPRQLRMAARRILEHVSPEVAEGREEARLRRAEQQAREQRFLTMTSDGDGRVRVRGLLDSESAAVITAALDPLCRPAATRTELAETGETRTPGQRRADALVDVCRVALSGGSLPEQSGARPQLAVTASYDVLRGELGPGVLEDGEPVSAETVRRLACDSRILPLIFGGESQVLDAGRTRRLVSGVQRRALMVRDRGCTFPGCDRPGRWCEAHHMNPWSEGGNTDLRELALLCGFHHQVIHGESGWQIRPGPDGRPEFLPPPSLDPQRVPRQNQYHRRT; from the coding sequence GTGCGACAGGCAGTGGGGCAGTTGACGACGGCGGCGGGCGAATGCGCCCGGACGCCGATGTTCGGGCTGTCCGAGACGGAGCTCCTGATCTTCCTCGACGAGGTCTTCCGCGCTCAGCAGATGGTGCAGGCCGCCCTGCTGCACGCGGTGCGCGAGGTCGAGGGGCGAGGCATTCCGGCCGGTCAGCAGGCCGCCACGGCGAACATGTGGTTGCGGGAGCGACTGCGGATCTCGTCCTCGACCGCCGGCATGTGGCTGGCGCAGGCACGGATGCTCGACGCCCACCAGGACCTGGACGCCGCGGTGACCGCAGGCGCCGTCAACGCCGAGCAACTCGCCGTCATCACCACCGAGCTGGCTCAGCTGCCGAAGGATCTGGATGCGCCGACGCTGGCCCGGGCACGGACGGTTCTGCTCGACTGGGCACAACACCTCGACCCGCGGCAGCTGCGGATGGCGGCCCGCCGGATTCTCGAACACGTCTCTCCCGAAGTCGCCGAGGGCCGGGAGGAGGCAAGGCTCCGGCGGGCGGAACAGCAGGCTCGGGAGCAACGGTTCCTCACGATGACCTCGGACGGTGACGGGCGCGTGCGGGTGCGCGGGCTTCTCGACAGCGAGAGCGCCGCCGTGATCACCGCCGCGCTGGATCCGCTGTGCCGGCCCGCCGCCACCCGGACCGAACTGGCGGAGACAGGCGAGACCCGGACGCCCGGGCAGCGACGGGCGGACGCCCTGGTGGACGTGTGCCGCGTCGCGCTGAGCGGCGGCAGCCTGCCCGAGCAGAGCGGCGCCCGCCCACAGCTCGCGGTCACCGCCTCCTATGACGTGCTGCGCGGTGAGCTCGGCCCCGGCGTGCTCGAGGACGGCGAACCGGTGTCGGCCGAGACGGTTCGCCGGCTGGCCTGCGACTCCCGGATCCTGCCGCTGATCTTCGGAGGCGAGAGCCAGGTGCTGGACGCCGGGCGTACCCGCCGGCTGGTCAGCGGTGTGCAGCGGCGCGCGCTGATGGTGCGGGACCGAGGATGCACCTTCCCCGGTTGCGACAGGCCGGGGCGCTGGTGCGAAGCACACCACATGAACCCCTGGTCCGAGGGCGGCAACACCGATCTACGGGAGCTGGCGCTGCTCTGCGGGTTCCATCATCAGGTCATTCACGGTGAATCGGGCTGGCAGATCAGGCCGGGACCCGATGGCCGGCCGGAGTTCCTGCCGCCGCCGTCGTTGGATCCGCAGCGAGTGCCACGGCAGAACCAATATCACCGGCGGACGTGA
- a CDS encoding L-threonylcarbamoyladenylate synthase — protein MAKYFDVHPDNPQQRSIHQIVDLLRQDGLIAYPTDSCFALGCRMGNKDGLDRIRAIRHLDDRHHFTLMCHDFAQLGQFVQINNSLFRAVKASTPGPYTFILPATKEVPRRLLHPKKKTVGVRITSHVTAQAILAELGEPLVSSTLLLPGEAEPMIHGWEIKEALDHSVDAVVDSGECGTEPTTVIDLSDGVPEILRVGAGDPSLFE, from the coding sequence GTGGCCAAGTACTTCGACGTGCACCCGGACAATCCGCAGCAGCGCAGCATCCATCAGATCGTCGATCTGCTCCGCCAGGACGGGTTGATCGCCTACCCGACCGACTCGTGCTTCGCGCTCGGCTGCCGGATGGGCAACAAGGACGGCCTGGACCGGATCCGCGCCATCCGGCACCTCGACGACCGCCATCACTTCACCCTGATGTGTCACGACTTCGCGCAGCTGGGCCAGTTCGTGCAGATCAACAACTCGCTGTTCCGGGCGGTGAAGGCGTCCACGCCGGGGCCGTACACGTTCATCCTGCCCGCCACCAAGGAGGTTCCGCGCCGGCTGTTGCACCCCAAGAAGAAGACCGTCGGGGTACGGATCACCAGTCACGTCACCGCCCAGGCCATCCTCGCCGAACTGGGTGAGCCTCTCGTCTCCAGCACTCTGCTGCTGCCCGGCGAGGCGGAGCCGATGATCCACGGCTGGGAGATCAAGGAAGCGCTCGATCACAGCGTCGATGCGGTCGTCGACTCCGGCGAATGCGGCACCGAGCCGACCACGGTGATCGACCTCTCCGACGGGGTTCCGGAGATCCTGCGGGTGGGGGCGGGCGACCCGTCGCTGTTCGAGTAG
- a CDS encoding SGNH/GDSL hydrolase family protein, translating to MREPIRAGTWAAPVTAQPAEQVQTLADQTVRQVVHASIGGDQPQVRFSNEFGAQPVRIGAASLGLRSGTGASTDLVPGTGQPLTFAGRPDAVIPAGGTLISDSADLVVPPGGDLVISLYLPDRTQVGTVTPLAYQMNMVAPGNLTAADRISSGGDGGRPAIETIPTYLFLSGVSVRARRSTSSIVAFGDSITRGAKTAQNANHRWPDLLAARLRDGDIDRGVLNTGISRNRLLSGPIGRTGRAGSRAWAGESGLRRFERDVLAQPAVSHAIVLLGVNDLGLVTPPTIDELIVGHRELIKRGRAAGVEMIGGTLLPFGGYRGRLDSPETRAKRDAFNAWVRRSGEYDAVVDFDAAVRDPAAPDRMLAAYDSGDHLHPSDEGMAAMAAAVPLNLFA from the coding sequence GTGCGGGAACCGATCCGGGCCGGCACCTGGGCCGCCCCGGTCACCGCCCAGCCCGCCGAACAGGTCCAGACCCTCGCCGACCAGACGGTACGACAGGTCGTTCACGCCAGTATCGGCGGCGACCAGCCGCAGGTCCGGTTCAGCAACGAGTTCGGCGCCCAGCCGGTACGCATCGGCGCCGCGAGCCTCGGACTACGGTCCGGCACCGGCGCCAGCACCGACCTCGTCCCCGGCACCGGCCAGCCGCTCACCTTCGCCGGTCGCCCCGACGCGGTCATCCCGGCCGGCGGCACGCTGATCAGCGACTCCGCCGATCTCGTCGTCCCGCCCGGCGGCGACCTGGTGATCAGCCTGTACCTGCCGGATCGCACCCAGGTCGGCACGGTCACCCCGCTGGCGTACCAGATGAACATGGTCGCACCCGGCAACCTCACTGCAGCGGACCGGATCAGCAGCGGGGGAGACGGGGGCCGCCCGGCGATCGAGACGATCCCCACGTACCTGTTCCTGTCCGGCGTCAGCGTTCGCGCGCGCCGCTCCACATCCTCGATCGTCGCGTTCGGCGACTCGATCACGAGAGGTGCGAAAACCGCGCAGAACGCCAACCACCGCTGGCCCGACCTCCTGGCCGCCCGGCTGCGTGACGGTGACATCGACCGTGGTGTGCTCAACACCGGCATCAGCAGGAACCGCCTGCTCAGCGGCCCGATCGGACGGACCGGGCGTGCCGGTTCCAGAGCCTGGGCCGGAGAGTCCGGGCTGCGCCGGTTCGAACGCGACGTCCTGGCTCAGCCCGCGGTCAGTCACGCGATAGTCCTGCTCGGCGTGAACGACCTCGGCCTCGTCACGCCGCCCACCATCGACGAGCTGATCGTCGGGCACCGCGAGCTGATCAAACGGGGCCGGGCCGCGGGCGTGGAGATGATCGGCGGGACGTTGCTGCCGTTCGGCGGGTACCGGGGCCGGCTCGACAGCCCGGAGACCCGCGCCAAGCGGGATGCGTTCAACGCGTGGGTCCGCAGGTCGGGCGAGTACGACGCGGTCGTCGACTTCGACGCGGCCGTGCGCGACCCGGCAGCGCCGGATCGGATGCTTGCCGCCTACGACAGCGGTGACCATCTGCATCCGAGTGACGAGGGCATGGCGGCGATGGCCGCGGCGGTCCCGCTGAATCTGTTCGCATAG
- a CDS encoding lytic polysaccharide monooxygenase auxiliary activity family 9 protein, producing the protein MRSLRLLAVVIVAAAAGVLAVQGPAQAHGAIQVPGSRTWFCYQDGRNPQTGAIEPKNAACAAAVAQSGVTSLYNWFAVLRSDGAGRVSGFLPDGQLCSGGTGGPYNFTGFNLARTDWPLTHLTAGANVQFKYNNWAKHPGTFYLYITKDGYDPTKPLAWSDLEPTPFDQVTNPPANGGPGTDDGHYYWNGNLPAGKTGRHLIYSVWSRSDSQETFYGCSDVVFDGGNGEVTGIGNGGTASPSPSTPPSPSTPPSPSTPPSPSNSPSTPPSPSNSNSPNPTGGCTAMYSVVSAWSGGFQGEVMVHAGDTAVNGWTVSWTFPGSQTLAQAWSGRATSSGSLATVKNETWNAAVPAGGHVTFGFLASGTAAAQVQNLTCTTG; encoded by the coding sequence ATGCGGTCGCTGAGACTGCTCGCCGTGGTGATCGTTGCCGCCGCGGCCGGGGTTCTGGCGGTTCAGGGCCCGGCCCAGGCGCACGGCGCCATCCAGGTCCCGGGCAGCCGTACCTGGTTCTGCTACCAGGACGGCCGCAACCCGCAGACCGGCGCGATCGAACCCAAGAACGCCGCCTGCGCCGCCGCGGTCGCGCAGAGCGGGGTGACCTCGCTCTACAACTGGTTCGCCGTGCTCCGCTCGGACGGCGCCGGCCGGGTCAGCGGGTTCCTGCCGGACGGCCAGCTGTGCAGTGGCGGAACCGGCGGTCCGTACAACTTCACCGGTTTCAACCTGGCCCGGACCGACTGGCCGCTGACCCACCTGACCGCCGGAGCGAACGTCCAGTTCAAGTACAACAACTGGGCCAAGCACCCGGGAACCTTCTACCTCTACATCACCAAGGACGGGTACGACCCGACCAAACCGCTCGCCTGGAGCGACCTGGAGCCGACCCCGTTCGACCAGGTCACCAACCCGCCCGCGAACGGCGGGCCGGGCACCGACGACGGCCACTACTACTGGAACGGCAACCTGCCCGCGGGCAAAACCGGCCGGCACCTGATCTACTCGGTGTGGTCGCGCTCGGACAGCCAGGAGACGTTCTACGGCTGCTCGGACGTGGTCTTCGACGGTGGCAACGGTGAGGTGACCGGCATCGGGAACGGCGGAACAGCCTCGCCGTCCCCGAGCACCCCGCCGTCGCCCAGCACCCCGCCCTCGCCCAGCACCCCGCCCTCGCCCAGCAACTCGCCCAGCACCCCGCCCTCGCCCAGCAATTCGAACTCGCCGAACCCCACCGGGGGTTGCACCGCGATGTACTCGGTGGTGTCGGCCTGGTCGGGCGGATTCCAGGGTGAGGTGATGGTTCACGCCGGGGACACCGCGGTGAACGGCTGGACCGTCTCGTGGACGTTCCCGGGCAGCCAGACGCTGGCACAGGCGTGGAGCGGGCGTGCCACGTCGAGCGGGTCGCTGGCGACCGTGAAGAACGAGACGTGGAACGCCGCGGTCCCGGCTGGCGGACATGTCACGTTCGGGTTCCTCGCCTCAGGGACGGCCGCCGCGCAGGTGCAGAATCTGACCTGCACGACCGGCTAG